The proteins below come from a single Alnus glutinosa chromosome 9, dhAlnGlut1.1, whole genome shotgun sequence genomic window:
- the LOC133878695 gene encoding 4-diphosphocytidyl-2-C-methyl-D-erythritol kinase, chloroplastic, with translation MASSHFPCTHHVFLPSCNSFRRSHLSSLRPHGSSSFHSHSQFQRVRAMVSDSNTGRRQVEIVYDPEKRLSKLADEVDRDAPISRMTLFSPCKVNVFLRITNKREDGFHDLASLFHVISLGDVIKFSLSPSKTRDRLSANVSGVPLDDKNLIIKALNLYRKKTGSENFFWIHLDKKVPTGAGLGGGSSNAATALWAANQFNGCLATEKELQEWSSEIGSDVPFFFSQGAAYCTGRGEVVQNIPPPVPLDIPMVLIKPPQACSTAEVYKRLQLDQTSKVDPLTLLEKISTNGISPDVCINDLEPPAFVVLPSLRRLKQRIIAASRGQYDAVFMSGSGSTIVGIGSPDPPQFLYDDDEYREVFLSEANFLVREANQWYREPASTSASTSASNFSQSSE, from the exons ATGGCTTCCTCTCACTTCCCATGTACTCACCATGTCTTCCTCCCTTCGTGCAATTCCTTCAGGAGAAGCCATCTCTCTTCGCTCAGGCCACATGGGTCCTCTTCTTTTCACTCACACTCTCAGTTCCAAAGGGTCAGAGCAATGGTTTCTGATTCGAACACTGGCAGAAGACAAGTAGAG ATAGTATATGATCCTGAGAAAAGATTAAGCAAGTTGGCAGATGAAGTGGACAGGGATGCTCCTATTTCAAGGATGACTCTGTTCTCACCTTGCAAG GTTAATGTTTTCCTAAGAATAACCAACAAGAGGGAAGATGGTTTTCATGATTTGGCATCTCTATTTCAT gttATAAGTCTAGGAGATGTAATTAAGTTCTCTTTGTCACCATCAAAAACTAGGGATCGTTTGTCAGCCAATGTGTCTGGAGTTCCCCTTGATGACAAAAATTTG ATTATTAAGGCCCTTAACCTTTACAGGAAGAAGACCGGCAGTGAAAACTTCTTTTGG ATTCATCTTGACAAAAAGGTCCCTACAGGGGCTGGGCTTGGCGGTGGAAGCAGCAACGCTGCTACTGCACTGTGGGCAGCCAATCAGTTTAACGGTTGTCTTGCTACTGAGAAGGAACTCCAAGAATGGTCAAGTGAGATTGGGTCTGAtgttcccttctttttttctcaggGAGCAGCCTATTGTACTGGTCGAGGTGAG GTTGTCCAGAATATTCCCCCACCAGTACCTTTGGACATTCCAATGGTTCTCATAAAGCCCCCGCAGGCATGTTCAACAGCTGAAGTTTACAAG CGCCTCCAGTTGGATCAAACTAGTAAGGTTGATCCCTTAACATTGCTGGAGAAGATCTCAACAAATGGAATATCTCCAGATGTTTGTATAAATGATTTGG AGCCTCCTGCATTTGTAGTTCTCCCATCCCTTCGAAGATTAAAACAGCGTATAATTGCAGCTAGCCGTGGACAATATGATGCTGTTTTTATGTCTGGGAG TGGAAGCACCATTGTTGGGATTGGTTCTCCAGATCCCCCACAATTTctatatgatgatgatgaatacCGTGAAGTGTTTTTGTCAG AGGCCAACTTTCTCGTTCGTGAAGCAAATCAGTGGTACAGAGAACCTGCTTCAACAAGTGCTTCTACCTCAGCCTCCAATTTTTCCCAGTCTAGTGAGTGA
- the LOC133877483 gene encoding uncharacterized protein LOC133877483, with product MSPASKSKSKDKKASKEPQKASAKSSGPAIAGSGIPASAYDPLLGTFHTLETSPTTSGSPLHTNGRFRNIDETDEHPGGLLAAGVEYDSVSNNGSWSGESEDQKEKTSILPARHETIPGADGDKREKIRQKNERKHQRQKERRAQELRERCTGYLMSRKLEALAQQFVAMGFPHERATMALILNEGKVEQSVIWLVEGGEEAEKHTDQNLAGSNLKIDISEELALISDMETRYKCSKQEVERAVVACEGDLEKAAETLKVMKQDPLDAPPKPEETGDPPTISNGKLTVAATNSRPQTKNPPTIQQKKDERDFNYTKTAATNVGSSEPGSKNVQQSLKRIQPKSEWARPQQTALSAEKQWPSAAPSHSASYSLASPVASPLHLSTSPAKTETRYVAVGNEFKNLQPGTVREPIVMMQRPQSVSRQGPTTNMSSSPPGTAASWYPTNGVEVMKSNGFLQQIPSTRGLSPNNLSLNQMYHLQYQQQQQQQQQFYPGSSPGDSPGTSRGNSILSRTGAFPTLAAASSLGLFSGLNSTGSSGSSSPVDWSTGGSVSHLDYTSVDWSLKRESSSPSSNGLWLGPPSFTRNNTHIYDSNTPGVSAQPAMRSVPRANGVPIAGLQGGGVVTADTSAAASREWTSPFEGKDLFSLPRRFVSSPSL from the coding sequence atGTCTCCAGCTTCTAAATCCAAGTCCAAGGACAAAAAGGCCAGCAAGGAACCCCAGAAGGCTTCAGCAAAGTCTTCAGGACCTGCTATTGCAGGTAGTGGTATCCCTGCTAGTGCATACGATCCACTTTTGGGAACATTCCATACCCTTGAAACATCACCAACTACCTCCGGTTCACCTCTTCACACTAATGGCCGTTTCCGAAACATAGATGAGACAGATGAGCATCCTGGAGGCTTGCTTGCAGCTGGGGTTGAGTATGATTCTGTCTCCAATAATGGTAGCTGGTCTGGTGAGTCCGAAGACCAGAAAGAAAAAACATCAATTCTTCCTGCTCGGCATGAAACTATACCAGGTGCTGACGGTGACAAGCGGGAGAAAATCCGCCAGAAGAATGAACGGAAGCATCAGCGCCAGAAGGAAAGGCGAGCTCAGGAATTGCGTGAGCGTTGCACTGGCTATCTCATGTCGAGAAAGCTTGAAGCACTTGCTCAACAGTTTGTGGCAATGGGATTTCCACATGAGCGGGCGACAATGGCCCTCATACTGAATGAAGGAAAAGTAGAGCAGTCAGTTATTTGGCTGGTTGAAGGTGGTGAAGAAGCAGAAAAGCACACGGATCAAAACCTTGCTGGGAGTAATTTGAAAATTGACATATCAGAAGAACTTGCTCTGATTTCAGATATGGAAACAAGGTACAAGTGCTCAAAACAGGAAGTTGAAAGAGCTGTCGTTGCCTGTGAGGGTGATCTTGAGAAGGCGGCGGAAACTCTAAAAGTAATGAAGCAAGATCCACTAGATGCTCCACCTAAACCAGAAGAAACTGGCGATCCTCCGACCATTAGTAATGGCAAGCTTACAGTTGCAGCTACTAACTCAAGACCACAAACAAAAAATCCTCCTACCATACAACAGAAAAAGGATGAAAGGGATTTCAATTATACAAAGACAGCAGCTACAAATGTAGGGTCTTCAGAACCAGGGAGCAAAAATGTGCAGCAGTCTTTGAAGAGAATACAACCGAAGTCAGAATGGGCAAGACCCCAACAAACTGCTCTGTCAGCTGAGAAACAGTGGCCGAGTGCTGCACCAAGTCATTCAGCTTCCTATTCTTTGGCATCACCTGTGGCATCACCCCTGCATCTGTCAACTTCACCAGCCAAGACAGAAACCCGTTATGTGGCCGTTGGAAATGAATTCAAGAACCTTCAGCCTGGAACAGTGAGGGAACCAATTGTAATGATGCAGCGGCCACAATCTGTGAGTAGGCAGGGGCCAACCACTAACATGAGCTCATCTCCTCCTGGAACAGCCGCCAGTTGGTATCCTACGAATGGTGTTGAAGTTATGAAGTCCAATGGCTTTTTGCAACAAATTCCTAGCACTAGAGGCCTCAGTCCAAACAATCTGAGCTTGAATCAGATGTACCACCTTCAATAtcagcaacagcaacagcaacagcaacagTTTTATCCTGGCAGCAGCCCGGGGGATTCCCCAGGAACCAGTCGAGGGAATAGTATATTGAGTAGAACAGGTGCATTTCCTACACTTGCTGCTGCTTCCTCCCTTGGACTCTTCTCTGGGTTGAATTCAACTGGCTCGTCAGGGTCATCATCTCCAGTAGACTGGAGCACTGGTGGATCAGTGTCTCACTTAGATTACACCAGCGTAGACTGGAGTTTGAAGAGAGAGTCGTCTTCACCAAGTTCTAATGGGTTGTGGCTAGGGCCGCCTTCTTTTACAAGGAACAACACCCACATATATGATTCAAATACTCCTGGAGTTAGTGCTCAGCCGGCCATGAGATCAGTGCCTCGTGCAAATGGCGTGCCCATAGCAGGGTTGCAGGGCGGTGGAGTGGTCACTGCTGATACATCGGCTGCTGCTTCTAGGGAGTGGACATCCCCCTTTGAAGGGAAAGATCTTTTTAGTTTACCCAGACGGTTTGTTTCTTCTCCTTCGCTGTAG